A region of Ferrimicrobium sp. DNA encodes the following proteins:
- a CDS encoding L,D-transpeptidase family protein: MEFSKKIMLLAVGVVVVLLVAVGIVVVPSLHGSSSATLTSNDSASSGSSANVVVASVSPGPGATKVRPNQPITIGFSTSISSHTPMPTLSPPVAGSWFLENPTTIEFAPDGSYTPGGTESVTIPGGPTGILATSGQRMQNPEQVSFSIAQGSLLRMQQLLAQLNYLPYSFKATSRLASNADLALVQKGNFNLRWSDEPSSLQATFYPGSWGVATQAAIMAFENVSNLPINGEPSAAVWSALLAAVAQHQLDPNPYSYVYVAKSPLPETLKVWIDGKVVLTSICNTGAGADDTHAGTWPIFLREKQGYMSGTNLNGTHYHVLVHWINYFHGSVAVHGYPRAAYGFPQSDGCVELPIPTAAVVYPMLHIGTMVTVL; the protein is encoded by the coding sequence GTGGAATTCTCCAAAAAAATTATGCTTCTCGCTGTCGGCGTCGTGGTGGTGCTGCTGGTCGCCGTCGGTATTGTGGTAGTACCAAGTCTGCACGGCAGCTCCTCTGCGACCCTCACCTCGAATGATTCTGCCAGCTCTGGTAGTAGCGCAAATGTGGTCGTTGCCTCGGTGTCACCGGGCCCCGGAGCCACCAAGGTGCGTCCCAACCAGCCGATCACGATCGGTTTCTCGACCTCCATCAGTTCGCATACCCCGATGCCAACCTTGAGTCCGCCGGTCGCCGGTTCTTGGTTCTTGGAGAATCCAACCACGATTGAGTTCGCTCCTGATGGAAGTTACACCCCGGGTGGTACGGAGAGTGTCACCATTCCTGGGGGGCCGACGGGGATTCTTGCGACCTCGGGCCAGCGCATGCAAAATCCGGAGCAGGTCTCCTTCTCGATCGCCCAAGGGTCGTTGTTGAGGATGCAGCAGCTGCTCGCCCAGCTGAACTATCTGCCTTACAGCTTTAAGGCCACCAGTCGACTTGCCTCCAACGCGGATCTGGCCCTAGTCCAAAAGGGCAACTTCAATCTGCGCTGGTCCGATGAGCCGTCGTCGTTGCAGGCGACGTTTTACCCTGGCTCGTGGGGGGTAGCGACCCAGGCCGCAATTATGGCCTTTGAAAACGTCAGCAATTTGCCGATCAACGGGGAGCCCTCGGCGGCGGTATGGTCGGCGCTACTGGCTGCGGTCGCCCAACATCAGTTGGATCCGAACCCCTACTCATATGTCTATGTCGCCAAGTCCCCACTACCTGAGACTCTCAAGGTCTGGATCGATGGCAAGGTTGTGTTGACCAGCATCTGTAACACGGGAGCGGGTGCAGATGACACCCATGCTGGAACGTGGCCGATCTTCTTGCGCGAGAAGCAAGGTTACATGAGCGGTACAAACTTGAATGGCACCCATTACCACGTGCTCGTTCACTGGATCAACTATTTTCACGGGTCAGTCGCTGTCCATGGTTATCCTCGTGCGGCCTATGGATTCCCACAGAGCGATGGCTG
- a CDS encoding thiamine pyrophosphate-binding protein, translating into MRGADRLVASLEEQGISHIFMNPGTTELELLRALEDRHQIEPVLVPQELVATAAADGYARFHGLGAVLLHLGPGFSNGAAFVHDAKRARSPMIVIVGEHPKAHLAVDAPLNTDLAAIMAPFCVALVVADHPRTVGLVTKHAGELARSLRGPVGIIAPQDVMASDGEGPSWPDGGDDEIGLAGRAPQTMPAPANGGDTVGSEGTEEERDPLALTAQQVGVNPVLLLGSSALSATGQRWARRIADHLGGRVYAEVFPALMERGRHVPFIPKLPYFPDQARTLIGKPSMVILVGAQEPIAYFAEEHRRPQLIEDQTPVVALVLPGAPAEATLANWAQSLGVADTEHGDGAMGRRTVPDATASDALATPRVQTQVAGDAVGVILEQRFTDGELSSRSHGSEPNKVGPAADEGALTVETLGLIFARSLRSGDVVIDEGRTSSGPMFTHSGDAPPHWYLGHPGGAIGGGLGLALGAAIATQRRVRALVADGGALYAPQALWSMAHLGLDVGIVIAANGGYRILRMEMMARGIKPVATQLTTFGNPSVDYIALAAAFGVDGERATTKDELASALERRSNGHGPFLVVAELATEP; encoded by the coding sequence GTGCGCGGGGCTGACAGACTCGTCGCCTCGCTTGAGGAACAGGGTATCTCCCATATATTTATGAACCCTGGCACGACAGAGCTCGAACTTCTCAGAGCCCTCGAAGATCGCCACCAGATCGAGCCAGTGCTGGTTCCACAGGAGCTTGTCGCCACCGCAGCAGCGGATGGTTATGCGCGGTTTCACGGACTTGGTGCTGTGCTTTTGCACCTGGGTCCTGGGTTCTCCAACGGGGCAGCATTCGTCCATGATGCGAAGCGTGCCCGCAGTCCGATGATCGTGATCGTCGGGGAACATCCCAAGGCACACTTGGCTGTTGATGCACCACTCAACACTGACCTCGCTGCGATCATGGCACCGTTCTGCGTCGCACTTGTAGTCGCTGATCATCCTCGGACCGTTGGACTTGTCACCAAGCACGCTGGAGAACTCGCGAGATCGCTCCGTGGCCCTGTCGGCATCATCGCCCCTCAAGACGTTATGGCGAGCGATGGTGAGGGACCGAGCTGGCCCGACGGTGGTGATGACGAGATAGGTCTTGCAGGCAGAGCACCCCAGACGATGCCAGCGCCTGCCAATGGCGGAGATACCGTTGGGTCTGAGGGCACAGAGGAGGAGCGTGACCCTCTCGCACTCACCGCCCAACAGGTAGGTGTGAACCCAGTTCTGCTCTTGGGGTCGAGTGCACTCAGTGCGACTGGCCAGCGGTGGGCTCGGAGGATTGCAGATCACCTCGGCGGTCGGGTTTATGCGGAGGTCTTCCCGGCGTTGATGGAGCGAGGGAGGCATGTGCCATTCATCCCTAAACTACCGTACTTCCCCGATCAGGCACGGACCCTGATTGGAAAACCGAGCATGGTGATCCTGGTCGGAGCGCAGGAGCCAATCGCCTATTTTGCCGAGGAGCATCGACGACCCCAGCTCATCGAGGATCAGACTCCGGTCGTTGCGCTTGTGCTGCCGGGTGCTCCGGCGGAAGCGACGCTTGCAAACTGGGCACAATCTCTCGGTGTCGCCGACACTGAGCATGGTGACGGCGCCATGGGGCGCCGTACTGTCCCAGACGCGACCGCTAGCGATGCGCTCGCTACTCCACGAGTCCAGACGCAGGTTGCCGGCGACGCTGTAGGGGTGATCCTGGAACAGCGCTTCACCGACGGTGAGCTCTCGTCGAGGTCGCATGGGTCGGAGCCGAACAAGGTGGGGCCGGCAGCGGACGAGGGGGCCTTGACCGTTGAGACCTTGGGGTTGATTTTTGCTCGCTCATTGCGAAGTGGTGATGTCGTGATCGATGAGGGTCGGACGAGTTCAGGTCCGATGTTTACCCATAGTGGAGACGCTCCACCCCATTGGTACCTGGGCCATCCTGGTGGCGCTATCGGTGGAGGTCTAGGGTTGGCACTTGGGGCTGCCATCGCCACTCAACGGCGCGTGCGTGCCCTCGTGGCCGATGGAGGGGCACTCTATGCACCTCAGGCGCTTTGGAGCATGGCCCATCTTGGGCTCGACGTCGGAATCGTGATCGCGGCTAACGGTGGTTATCGGATCCTGCGGATGGAGATGATGGCCCGTGGCATCAAGCCCGTCGCTACCCAGCTCACGACTTTTGGGAATCCATCCGTTGACTACATTGCGTTGGCGGCTGCCTTTGGGGTGGATGGTGAACGAGCAACAACAAAGGATGAACTTGCCTCGGCGCTGGAACGACGCAGCAATGGTCACGGCCCCTTTCTCGTGGTTGCGGAGCTCGCTACAGAGCCGTAG
- a CDS encoding Fur family transcriptional regulator, which produces MVADRLQQAFEEKCHRQGFKITRERQRVFEALLRQEHPVTRSYLLAELTNEGIHPPTLYRTIDAFVAAQIVQAISLSGDVGYELLPPFAPHHHHFHCLSCQRVIGYEVTPGAELDETAMPGEALYHQVDVYGVCNECRQESQNTSSGAHLEVCVVDRSK; this is translated from the coding sequence ATGGTGGCTGATCGTCTGCAACAGGCCTTTGAGGAGAAGTGTCACCGTCAGGGATTCAAGATCACCAGAGAGCGCCAGCGAGTGTTTGAGGCGTTATTGCGCCAGGAGCATCCTGTTACCCGGTCATATCTGTTGGCTGAACTCACCAATGAAGGGATTCACCCTCCAACGCTGTATCGCACCATCGATGCCTTTGTGGCGGCGCAGATTGTGCAAGCAATCTCCTTGAGCGGTGATGTCGGCTACGAACTTCTGCCGCCGTTTGCACCACACCATCATCACTTTCATTGCTTGAGCTGTCAGCGGGTGATCGGCTATGAGGTGACACCGGGTGCGGAGCTCGACGAGACAGCGATGCCTGGCGAGGCTCTCTATCACCAAGTCGATGTCTATGGCGTCTGCAATGAATGCCGTCAAGAAAGCCAGAACACCAGCTCAGGAGCACACCTGGAGGTCTGTGTTGTTGACCGGTCCAAGTGA
- a CDS encoding aldo/keto reductase — translation MNYRRLGRAGIKVSELSFGSWVTFGPQIGVGEATEILGYAYEQGINFFDNAEAYSSGESERIMGAAIAQLGWPRHSYLVSSKFYWGIHDTVNAKFTLNRKYLIEAVNASLERFGLDHLDLIYCHRPDAETPIEETVFAMHELVSEHKAHYWGTSEWSADEIRAAIAVARQHHLHAPVVEQPQYNMLERAKVEVEYKRLLDEEGIGLTTWSPLASGLLTGKYANGIPAGSRASLPGYEWLREMLTDPKSAAIVKQLEPIAKRLDVTLSQLAIGWCLANPQVSTVILGASNQAQLKENLGAQAAYERFTPEILTDIRTILEAR, via the coding sequence GTGAATTATCGACGTCTAGGCCGTGCAGGAATCAAAGTTTCAGAACTCTCGTTCGGTTCGTGGGTCACTTTTGGCCCACAGATTGGAGTAGGTGAGGCGACAGAGATACTCGGTTACGCGTACGAACAGGGTATCAACTTCTTCGACAACGCCGAAGCCTACTCAAGTGGCGAGTCCGAACGAATCATGGGAGCTGCCATCGCGCAACTCGGCTGGCCACGACATAGCTATCTTGTCTCATCAAAGTTCTATTGGGGTATCCATGACACCGTCAACGCCAAGTTCACCCTCAACCGTAAGTACCTCATCGAAGCCGTGAATGCATCCCTCGAACGATTCGGCCTCGATCATCTCGACCTGATCTACTGCCACCGTCCCGACGCCGAGACGCCCATCGAGGAGACCGTCTTTGCCATGCATGAGCTCGTCTCCGAGCATAAGGCTCACTACTGGGGCACATCCGAGTGGTCGGCTGACGAGATCCGCGCGGCGATCGCGGTAGCACGACAACATCATCTCCATGCACCAGTTGTCGAACAACCCCAATACAACATGCTTGAGCGGGCCAAAGTAGAGGTCGAGTACAAGCGTCTCCTCGACGAGGAAGGGATCGGCCTTACCACCTGGAGTCCTCTGGCCTCAGGTCTTTTGACGGGAAAGTATGCCAATGGTATTCCTGCGGGTTCACGTGCATCGCTGCCGGGCTACGAGTGGCTCCGAGAGATGCTGACCGACCCGAAGAGCGCTGCCATTGTCAAACAACTCGAACCGATTGCCAAGCGACTCGATGTCACCCTCTCCCAACTCGCTATCGGCTGGTGTCTGGCAAACCCGCAGGTTTCCACCGTGATCCTCGGCGCATCGAACCAGGCGCAGCTCAAGGAGAACCTCGGTGCTCAGGCTGCCTACGAACGGTTCACGCCTGAGATCCTCACCGATATCCGCACCATCCTTGAGGCTCGGTGA
- a CDS encoding DUF302 domain-containing protein — protein sequence MARFLVSTSLSVHAAVAEITHAMEAAGMTLFATIDHGENATNVGLGLPDTVVLTTGNPKVGTDLISSYPDLALELPPRLLVRATPQGTEVWLASVVESLARLAGAPSDPAAEKIDGRLSSIVTAALHPDS from the coding sequence ATGGCGAGATTTCTCGTAAGTACCAGCCTCTCGGTCCATGCGGCCGTCGCCGAGATTACCCACGCGATGGAAGCGGCGGGCATGACGCTCTTTGCAACCATTGATCACGGAGAAAATGCGACCAACGTCGGCCTCGGCCTACCTGACACCGTCGTCCTCACTACTGGCAATCCAAAAGTTGGCACCGACCTGATCAGCAGCTATCCTGATCTTGCGTTAGAGCTCCCACCAAGATTGCTGGTCCGCGCAACACCGCAAGGTACTGAGGTTTGGTTGGCGAGCGTCGTCGAGAGTCTTGCGCGATTGGCGGGAGCTCCAAGCGACCCCGCCGCCGAGAAGATTGACGGTCGCCTGTCAAGTATCGTCACTGCCGCGCTCCACCCCGATTCCTAA
- a CDS encoding bifunctional 2-polyprenyl-6-hydroxyphenol methylase/3-demethylubiquinol 3-O-methyltransferase UbiG yields MTSFGRQFGVTAVTYDRVRPGYPEALFEMLAQAIPAGGSVLDVGAGTGIATRELLRRGLRVTALEPDGDMARQLIARSAGEVDVVTNDFEHYRGPRRAFDGVVCAQAWHWFAGPSALRRVRRLLSGTGVFAAWWNVGTIADAQLAKELAVIFQETSHRLPVLFRRPDLTATIGNLARLLQADLGFSPPEALHFVSSFTYGPDDFVALMSTMSEVLALSSEDRDHVLDRLRACLGEVTVEVEYLTLGYMAVRC; encoded by the coding sequence GTGACCAGCTTTGGAAGGCAATTTGGGGTAACAGCAGTGACCTATGATCGGGTGCGTCCAGGGTATCCCGAGGCGCTGTTTGAGATGCTTGCGCAAGCCATTCCTGCGGGAGGCTCGGTCCTTGACGTTGGCGCTGGCACCGGCATCGCAACACGCGAGCTACTCCGTCGTGGCCTACGGGTTACCGCTCTTGAACCAGATGGCGACATGGCCCGCCAGCTGATAGCACGTAGTGCCGGTGAGGTGGACGTGGTGACCAATGACTTTGAACACTATCGCGGACCGCGCCGAGCATTCGATGGCGTTGTCTGTGCGCAGGCCTGGCATTGGTTCGCAGGTCCCTCAGCACTGCGACGGGTCCGGCGCCTCCTCAGTGGCACTGGTGTCTTCGCCGCGTGGTGGAATGTTGGCACCATTGCAGACGCCCAGCTTGCTAAGGAGCTCGCCGTCATCTTCCAGGAGACAAGTCACCGATTGCCAGTACTGTTTCGTCGCCCTGACCTGACGGCAACGATCGGGAACCTCGCACGTTTGCTGCAGGCGGATCTTGGATTTTCCCCTCCAGAGGCTCTCCATTTTGTCTCCTCGTTCACCTACGGGCCCGATGACTTTGTGGCACTGATGTCAACGATGTCCGAGGTGCTCGCGCTGAGCTCTGAGGACCGTGATCACGTGCTCGACCGACTGCGTGCTTGTCTTGGCGAGGTGACGGTTGAGGTGGAGTACCTGACCCTTGGTTACATGGCGGTTCGTTGCTGA
- a CDS encoding amidase family protein produces MTELRTIQDFLNRPNSASWGSELIEALAGRHHNDGLCALISLADPDQAFVRTGVLAGLPILVKDNIDTKDLPTTVGSLALSLDPPPRDATVIAKLRAAGANIVGKTNLSEWANFRGFASVSGWSGRGGITRNPYDPARSTGGSSSGSAVAVAAGYVPVAIGTETDGSILCPAAMNGVVGYKSTAGAIDRAGVAPLSRSQDSVGIFANRVADARQIAHLIVDPPHQALRPNFVIVDSMLAQYNPRVIANFEEVIALLGKNGYAISRLSAVEEGTLEPDEDAELIVLAYEMTEDLDRYLRDRQDPLTKSLAELVAFNAAHPEEELPLFGQELLTMGLSHPWDEVTYRQALTTNREQTRTGLQAAMSTADADIILAPTMGAAWLIDTINGDPSIPGSWSAAAVAGYPSLTLPIGLLGHLPIGMTMISQAHTDLALLAQAQAIQETLERNRGVIAPPHPESM; encoded by the coding sequence GTGACTGAACTTCGTACCATCCAGGATTTTTTGAACCGTCCCAATAGCGCGAGCTGGGGATCTGAACTGATCGAAGCACTAGCGGGCCGCCACCATAACGATGGGCTCTGCGCACTCATCAGTCTTGCAGATCCGGACCAGGCCTTTGTCCGCACGGGAGTCTTGGCAGGACTCCCAATACTGGTCAAAGACAATATCGACACCAAGGACCTTCCCACCACCGTTGGCTCTCTGGCCCTTTCGCTGGATCCGCCGCCCCGCGATGCCACAGTGATCGCCAAACTGCGGGCCGCAGGAGCTAACATCGTCGGCAAAACCAACCTCTCAGAATGGGCTAACTTCCGGGGTTTCGCCTCGGTATCGGGATGGAGCGGTCGCGGCGGCATTACTCGCAACCCGTACGATCCAGCACGATCGACCGGTGGGTCAAGTTCAGGCTCCGCCGTCGCCGTCGCTGCGGGATACGTGCCTGTCGCCATCGGCACAGAGACCGACGGTTCCATCCTCTGTCCGGCCGCCATGAATGGCGTGGTCGGCTACAAATCGACGGCGGGTGCCATTGACCGAGCTGGCGTGGCTCCACTCTCACGAAGCCAAGACTCGGTAGGCATCTTCGCCAATCGTGTCGCTGATGCTCGTCAGATCGCTCACCTCATCGTCGATCCACCCCACCAAGCGCTCCGACCCAACTTCGTCATCGTCGACTCGATGCTCGCCCAATACAACCCAAGGGTCATCGCCAATTTTGAAGAAGTCATCGCTCTCCTTGGTAAGAATGGGTATGCGATCTCGAGACTCAGCGCCGTTGAGGAGGGAACACTGGAACCTGATGAGGATGCAGAACTGATCGTCCTCGCGTACGAAATGACCGAGGATCTCGACCGATACCTTCGGGACCGCCAAGACCCCCTCACCAAGTCTCTCGCCGAACTCGTCGCCTTTAATGCTGCCCACCCAGAGGAAGAACTCCCTCTTTTTGGTCAGGAACTCCTCACCATGGGACTGTCGCATCCATGGGACGAGGTCACCTACCGCCAGGCGTTGACCACCAACCGAGAACAGACACGTACGGGACTGCAGGCGGCCATGAGTACGGCAGATGCCGACATTATTCTGGCACCGACGATGGGGGCGGCCTGGCTCATCGACACCATCAACGGTGATCCTTCCATCCCTGGATCTTGGTCTGCCGCAGCGGTGGCGGGTTACCCATCACTGACGCTCCCCATCGGCCTCCTCGGCCATCTGCCGATTGGCATGACGATGATCAGCCAAGCTCATACCGATCTGGCGTTGCTTGCGCAGGCCCAAGCCATCCAAGAAACTCTCGAGCGCAATCGAGGGGTGATCGCTCCTCCTCATCCTGAGTCAATGTGA
- a CDS encoding SRPBCC family protein codes for MEGLLLRAVVTSMTSINVVRSLSVPLSVAWEELAAIDHHVEWMADAVRIDFVTDQHQGAGTRFTCLTKVGPLKTNDLMEITRWDEGHAIGVHHKGLITGEGLLELREAADETCLLSWKETLHFPKAIGGALTANLAQPILTKIWRGNLQRFEQSAIRRLESNKP; via the coding sequence ATGGAAGGATTGCTCCTCCGCGCGGTTGTAACGAGCATGACCAGCATCAACGTCGTCCGTAGCCTCTCCGTTCCCCTTTCGGTCGCGTGGGAGGAGCTTGCCGCTATCGACCACCATGTCGAATGGATGGCCGATGCCGTTCGTATCGACTTTGTGACCGACCAGCATCAAGGAGCAGGCACGCGATTCACCTGTCTCACCAAAGTCGGACCGCTCAAGACTAATGACCTCATGGAGATCACGCGTTGGGATGAGGGACACGCCATTGGGGTACACCACAAAGGTCTGATCACCGGTGAAGGTCTGTTAGAGCTTCGCGAAGCCGCCGATGAAACCTGTCTACTCTCCTGGAAAGAAACCCTCCACTTTCCTAAAGCGATTGGTGGGGCCCTTACGGCCAACCTCGCCCAACCGATTCTCACCAAAATCTGGAGAGGGAATCTGCAGAGATTCGAGCAGTCGGCCATTCGACGGCTAGAATCGAACAAGCCATGA